The Helicoverpa armigera isolate CAAS_96S chromosome 25, ASM3070526v1, whole genome shotgun sequence genome has a window encoding:
- the LOC110379510 gene encoding rhophilin-2-B isoform X2: MDEPQTIHKTCVRVNSAEDDESRDEIDHELPKKNPFVRGSDPRVATCRGRLQTRRCQLNQEINKELRLRAGAENLFKATTNRKLRETVALELSFVNSNLQLLKEQLAELNSSVELYQSDSKECVMPMIPLGLKETKEVDFREPFKDFILEHYSEDAAAYEDAISDFMDMRQAMRTPVRSSAGVALLFKYYNQLYFIERRFFPPDRSLGVYFEWFDSLTGVPSCQRTVAFEKACVLFNIAGIYTQLGAKQDRSTCAGLDGGVEAWLRAAGALRYVLDNFTNAPSVDLAADTLLVLAALMTAQARECLFEKLVLQAGEARGELRRAPELCLDLAHESAHLAHTYRQLYDKMQSEGVFNYVPYSWVSLVHVKTEFYKALAHQYCATGLLNMPESAQSPSRLASLYDPDTHLENGSSISPTLKDADVDWAALGRAHLAEALTLYEEALRLQRMCRELRGKEAISLVVRAALARAARDRAARDAAADDFTDLIDAPNVTPSSKFQLALTQPDFAQHRVEDLFKSLGPIAIFSAKRHWSAPRLVQLQKYRDGSRRLERPRNGNTEDYEETRNGKHRTDKRDRSEDNSTYYNQIIRSDEKYSNDYEKKKLHRVTKQNGVYINSYNNNNYEYHPKVLDYDSQNEYKTKGEGKIENGVKENGKAKNTRRKDPLRRAASEYNVSNAKTEDEGFGFSVRGDAPVVIAGVEPNSLADIGGMREGDFIISIGDTDVKWSSHDEVVRLIQAAGDTLTMKLATPMDKSCLKASPETPRQSNSNQGSVSAASTASSGSTAVTARSSARRAPSWNPFRRHTTRDNSSHRGSHTSNIIFR; encoded by the exons GGTTCAGACCCGCGCGTGGCGACGTGCCGCGGACGGCTGCAGACCCGGCGATGCCAGCTCAACCAGGAGATCAACAAGGAGTTGCGCCTCAGAGCCGGCGCTGAGAACTTGTTCAAG GCAACGACAAACAGAAAGCTACGCGAGACAGTGGCCCTGGAGCTGAGCTTCGTGAACTCCAACCTGCAGCTGCTGAAGGAACAGCTCGCGGAGCTCAACTCCTCGGTAGAACTGTACCAGAGCGACAG CAAGGAGTGCGTGATGCCTATGATCCCGTTAGGCCTGAAGGAGACCAAGGAGGTGGACTTCAGGGAACCCTTCAAGGACTTCATACTGGAACACTACAGTGAGGATGCGGCTGCCTATGAGGATGCTATATCAGACTTTATGGATATGAGACAG GCGATGCGAACGCCAGTGCGGTCAAGCGCGGGCGTGGCGCTACTGTTCAAGTACTACAACCAGCTGTACTTCATCGAGCGCCGCTTCTTCCCGCCAGACCGCTCGCTCGGCGTCTACTTCGAGTGGTTCGATTCGTTAACAG GAGTCCCGTCATGCCAGCGAACAGTGGCTTTCGAGAAAGCTTGTGTCTTGTTCAACATAGCTGGCATCTACACACAACTTGGCGCTAAACAG GACCGCTCGACATGTGCGGGTCTGGACGGCGGCGTGGAGGCGTGGctgcgggcggcgggcgcgctGCGCTACGTGCTCGACAACTTCACCAACGCGCCCTCCGTCGACCTCGCCGCCGACACGCTGCTCGTGCTCGCCGCGCTTATGACT GCGCAAGCTCGCGAGTGCCTGTTCGAGAAGCTGGTGCTGCAGGCGGGCGAGGCGCGAGGCGAGCTGCGGCGAGCGCCCGAGCTCTGCCTCGACCTCGCGCACGAGAGCGCGCATCTCGCGCACACATACCGACAGCTCTACGATAAG ATGCAATCTGAAGGTGTCTTCAACTACGTGCCATACTCGTGGGTCTCTTTAGTCCACGTCAAGACTGAGTTTTACAAAG CGTTGGCGCATCAGTACTGCGCAACCGGTCTGCTGAACATGCCGGAGTCGGCGCAGTCTCCAAGTCGCCTCGCCTCGCTGTATGATCCTGACACACATCTCGAAAACG GTTCATCCATATCTCCGACGCTGAAGGACGCGGACGTGGACTGGGCGGCGCTGGGACGCGCACATCTCGCTGAGGCGCTCACTCTGTACGAGGAAGCGCTGAGGCTGCAGAGGATGTGTCG TGAGTTGCGCGGCAAGGAGGCGATCTCGCTGGTGGTGCGCGCCGCACTGGCGCGGGCAGCACGAGACAGGGCCGCGCGCGACGCCGCCGCTGACGACTTCACCGACCTCATCGACGCGCCCAACGTCACGC CATCCTCAAAATTCCAACTGGCCCTAACACAACCCGACTTCGCTCAGCACCGAGTGGAAGACCTCTTTAAGTCTCTGGGGCCAATCGCCATATTCTCCGCCAAACGCCACTGGAGCGCCCCTCGCCTCGTCCAACTACAGAAGTACAGAGACGGATCACGACGCCTAGAGAGACCACGAAACGGAAACACAGAAGACTACGAAGAAACAAGAAATGGCAAACACAGGACTGACAAGCGAGACCGATCGGAAGACAACAGCACATACTACAACCAAATAATCAGAAGCGACGAGAAATATTCCAATGACTACGAAAAGAAGAAACTGCACAGGGTCACGAAACAGAACGGAGTCTATATAAATagttataacaataataattatgagtATCATCCGAAGGTTTTGGATTATGACTCTCAGAATGAGTATAAGACTAAAGGGGAGGGGAAGATTGAGAATGGAGTGAAGGAGAATGGTAAAGCGAAGAATACGAGACGAAAGGACCCTCTGAGGAGGGCGGCGAGTGAGTACAACGTGTCTAATGCGAAGACTGAGGACGAGGGCTTTGGGTTCTCCGTGAGAGGGGATGCGCCGGTCGTTATTGCTGGGGTTGAACCTAACTCTTTGGCAGAT ATCGGAGGCATGCGAGAAGGCGACTTCATCATCAGCATCGGAGACACGGACGTGAAGTGGAGCTCGCACGACGAGGTGGTGCGGCTGATCCAGGCCGCTGGAGACACGCTCACTATGAAGCTAGCCACGCCGATGGATAAGAGCTGTCTAAAG GCGTCACCCGAAACTCCACGGCAGTCAAACTCGAACCAGGGTTCCGTATCAGCGGCATCTACCGCCTCAAGCGGCTCCACCGCCGTCACCGCTCGCTCGTCAGCGCGACGGGCTCCGTCCTGGAACCCCTTCCGCCGACACACCACGCGCGACAACAGCTCCCATCGCGGCTCACACACCAGTAATATTATATTCAGATAA
- the LOC110379510 gene encoding rhophilin-2-B isoform X1, whose amino-acid sequence MDEPQTIHKTCVRVNSAEDDESRDEIDHELPKKNPFVRGSDPRVATCRGRLQTRRCQLNQEINKELRLRAGAENLFKATTNRKLRETVALELSFVNSNLQLLKEQLAELNSSVELYQSDSSKECVMPMIPLGLKETKEVDFREPFKDFILEHYSEDAAAYEDAISDFMDMRQAMRTPVRSSAGVALLFKYYNQLYFIERRFFPPDRSLGVYFEWFDSLTGVPSCQRTVAFEKACVLFNIAGIYTQLGAKQDRSTCAGLDGGVEAWLRAAGALRYVLDNFTNAPSVDLAADTLLVLAALMTAQARECLFEKLVLQAGEARGELRRAPELCLDLAHESAHLAHTYRQLYDKMQSEGVFNYVPYSWVSLVHVKTEFYKALAHQYCATGLLNMPESAQSPSRLASLYDPDTHLENGSSISPTLKDADVDWAALGRAHLAEALTLYEEALRLQRMCRELRGKEAISLVVRAALARAARDRAARDAAADDFTDLIDAPNVTPSSKFQLALTQPDFAQHRVEDLFKSLGPIAIFSAKRHWSAPRLVQLQKYRDGSRRLERPRNGNTEDYEETRNGKHRTDKRDRSEDNSTYYNQIIRSDEKYSNDYEKKKLHRVTKQNGVYINSYNNNNYEYHPKVLDYDSQNEYKTKGEGKIENGVKENGKAKNTRRKDPLRRAASEYNVSNAKTEDEGFGFSVRGDAPVVIAGVEPNSLADIGGMREGDFIISIGDTDVKWSSHDEVVRLIQAAGDTLTMKLATPMDKSCLKASPETPRQSNSNQGSVSAASTASSGSTAVTARSSARRAPSWNPFRRHTTRDNSSHRGSHTSNIIFR is encoded by the exons GGTTCAGACCCGCGCGTGGCGACGTGCCGCGGACGGCTGCAGACCCGGCGATGCCAGCTCAACCAGGAGATCAACAAGGAGTTGCGCCTCAGAGCCGGCGCTGAGAACTTGTTCAAG GCAACGACAAACAGAAAGCTACGCGAGACAGTGGCCCTGGAGCTGAGCTTCGTGAACTCCAACCTGCAGCTGCTGAAGGAACAGCTCGCGGAGCTCAACTCCTCGGTAGAACTGTACCAGAGCGACAG CAGCAAGGAGTGCGTGATGCCTATGATCCCGTTAGGCCTGAAGGAGACCAAGGAGGTGGACTTCAGGGAACCCTTCAAGGACTTCATACTGGAACACTACAGTGAGGATGCGGCTGCCTATGAGGATGCTATATCAGACTTTATGGATATGAGACAG GCGATGCGAACGCCAGTGCGGTCAAGCGCGGGCGTGGCGCTACTGTTCAAGTACTACAACCAGCTGTACTTCATCGAGCGCCGCTTCTTCCCGCCAGACCGCTCGCTCGGCGTCTACTTCGAGTGGTTCGATTCGTTAACAG GAGTCCCGTCATGCCAGCGAACAGTGGCTTTCGAGAAAGCTTGTGTCTTGTTCAACATAGCTGGCATCTACACACAACTTGGCGCTAAACAG GACCGCTCGACATGTGCGGGTCTGGACGGCGGCGTGGAGGCGTGGctgcgggcggcgggcgcgctGCGCTACGTGCTCGACAACTTCACCAACGCGCCCTCCGTCGACCTCGCCGCCGACACGCTGCTCGTGCTCGCCGCGCTTATGACT GCGCAAGCTCGCGAGTGCCTGTTCGAGAAGCTGGTGCTGCAGGCGGGCGAGGCGCGAGGCGAGCTGCGGCGAGCGCCCGAGCTCTGCCTCGACCTCGCGCACGAGAGCGCGCATCTCGCGCACACATACCGACAGCTCTACGATAAG ATGCAATCTGAAGGTGTCTTCAACTACGTGCCATACTCGTGGGTCTCTTTAGTCCACGTCAAGACTGAGTTTTACAAAG CGTTGGCGCATCAGTACTGCGCAACCGGTCTGCTGAACATGCCGGAGTCGGCGCAGTCTCCAAGTCGCCTCGCCTCGCTGTATGATCCTGACACACATCTCGAAAACG GTTCATCCATATCTCCGACGCTGAAGGACGCGGACGTGGACTGGGCGGCGCTGGGACGCGCACATCTCGCTGAGGCGCTCACTCTGTACGAGGAAGCGCTGAGGCTGCAGAGGATGTGTCG TGAGTTGCGCGGCAAGGAGGCGATCTCGCTGGTGGTGCGCGCCGCACTGGCGCGGGCAGCACGAGACAGGGCCGCGCGCGACGCCGCCGCTGACGACTTCACCGACCTCATCGACGCGCCCAACGTCACGC CATCCTCAAAATTCCAACTGGCCCTAACACAACCCGACTTCGCTCAGCACCGAGTGGAAGACCTCTTTAAGTCTCTGGGGCCAATCGCCATATTCTCCGCCAAACGCCACTGGAGCGCCCCTCGCCTCGTCCAACTACAGAAGTACAGAGACGGATCACGACGCCTAGAGAGACCACGAAACGGAAACACAGAAGACTACGAAGAAACAAGAAATGGCAAACACAGGACTGACAAGCGAGACCGATCGGAAGACAACAGCACATACTACAACCAAATAATCAGAAGCGACGAGAAATATTCCAATGACTACGAAAAGAAGAAACTGCACAGGGTCACGAAACAGAACGGAGTCTATATAAATagttataacaataataattatgagtATCATCCGAAGGTTTTGGATTATGACTCTCAGAATGAGTATAAGACTAAAGGGGAGGGGAAGATTGAGAATGGAGTGAAGGAGAATGGTAAAGCGAAGAATACGAGACGAAAGGACCCTCTGAGGAGGGCGGCGAGTGAGTACAACGTGTCTAATGCGAAGACTGAGGACGAGGGCTTTGGGTTCTCCGTGAGAGGGGATGCGCCGGTCGTTATTGCTGGGGTTGAACCTAACTCTTTGGCAGAT ATCGGAGGCATGCGAGAAGGCGACTTCATCATCAGCATCGGAGACACGGACGTGAAGTGGAGCTCGCACGACGAGGTGGTGCGGCTGATCCAGGCCGCTGGAGACACGCTCACTATGAAGCTAGCCACGCCGATGGATAAGAGCTGTCTAAAG GCGTCACCCGAAACTCCACGGCAGTCAAACTCGAACCAGGGTTCCGTATCAGCGGCATCTACCGCCTCAAGCGGCTCCACCGCCGTCACCGCTCGCTCGTCAGCGCGACGGGCTCCGTCCTGGAACCCCTTCCGCCGACACACCACGCGCGACAACAGCTCCCATCGCGGCTCACACACCAGTAATATTATATTCAGATAA
- the LOC110379510 gene encoding rhophilin-2-B isoform X3 has product MKTVDILEGSDPRVATCRGRLQTRRCQLNQEINKELRLRAGAENLFKATTNRKLRETVALELSFVNSNLQLLKEQLAELNSSVELYQSDSSKECVMPMIPLGLKETKEVDFREPFKDFILEHYSEDAAAYEDAISDFMDMRQAMRTPVRSSAGVALLFKYYNQLYFIERRFFPPDRSLGVYFEWFDSLTGVPSCQRTVAFEKACVLFNIAGIYTQLGAKQDRSTCAGLDGGVEAWLRAAGALRYVLDNFTNAPSVDLAADTLLVLAALMTAQARECLFEKLVLQAGEARGELRRAPELCLDLAHESAHLAHTYRQLYDKMQSEGVFNYVPYSWVSLVHVKTEFYKALAHQYCATGLLNMPESAQSPSRLASLYDPDTHLENGSSISPTLKDADVDWAALGRAHLAEALTLYEEALRLQRMCRELRGKEAISLVVRAALARAARDRAARDAAADDFTDLIDAPNVTPSSKFQLALTQPDFAQHRVEDLFKSLGPIAIFSAKRHWSAPRLVQLQKYRDGSRRLERPRNGNTEDYEETRNGKHRTDKRDRSEDNSTYYNQIIRSDEKYSNDYEKKKLHRVTKQNGVYINSYNNNNYEYHPKVLDYDSQNEYKTKGEGKIENGVKENGKAKNTRRKDPLRRAASEYNVSNAKTEDEGFGFSVRGDAPVVIAGVEPNSLADIGGMREGDFIISIGDTDVKWSSHDEVVRLIQAAGDTLTMKLATPMDKSCLKASPETPRQSNSNQGSVSAASTASSGSTAVTARSSARRAPSWNPFRRHTTRDNSSHRGSHTSNIIFR; this is encoded by the exons GGTTCAGACCCGCGCGTGGCGACGTGCCGCGGACGGCTGCAGACCCGGCGATGCCAGCTCAACCAGGAGATCAACAAGGAGTTGCGCCTCAGAGCCGGCGCTGAGAACTTGTTCAAG GCAACGACAAACAGAAAGCTACGCGAGACAGTGGCCCTGGAGCTGAGCTTCGTGAACTCCAACCTGCAGCTGCTGAAGGAACAGCTCGCGGAGCTCAACTCCTCGGTAGAACTGTACCAGAGCGACAG CAGCAAGGAGTGCGTGATGCCTATGATCCCGTTAGGCCTGAAGGAGACCAAGGAGGTGGACTTCAGGGAACCCTTCAAGGACTTCATACTGGAACACTACAGTGAGGATGCGGCTGCCTATGAGGATGCTATATCAGACTTTATGGATATGAGACAG GCGATGCGAACGCCAGTGCGGTCAAGCGCGGGCGTGGCGCTACTGTTCAAGTACTACAACCAGCTGTACTTCATCGAGCGCCGCTTCTTCCCGCCAGACCGCTCGCTCGGCGTCTACTTCGAGTGGTTCGATTCGTTAACAG GAGTCCCGTCATGCCAGCGAACAGTGGCTTTCGAGAAAGCTTGTGTCTTGTTCAACATAGCTGGCATCTACACACAACTTGGCGCTAAACAG GACCGCTCGACATGTGCGGGTCTGGACGGCGGCGTGGAGGCGTGGctgcgggcggcgggcgcgctGCGCTACGTGCTCGACAACTTCACCAACGCGCCCTCCGTCGACCTCGCCGCCGACACGCTGCTCGTGCTCGCCGCGCTTATGACT GCGCAAGCTCGCGAGTGCCTGTTCGAGAAGCTGGTGCTGCAGGCGGGCGAGGCGCGAGGCGAGCTGCGGCGAGCGCCCGAGCTCTGCCTCGACCTCGCGCACGAGAGCGCGCATCTCGCGCACACATACCGACAGCTCTACGATAAG ATGCAATCTGAAGGTGTCTTCAACTACGTGCCATACTCGTGGGTCTCTTTAGTCCACGTCAAGACTGAGTTTTACAAAG CGTTGGCGCATCAGTACTGCGCAACCGGTCTGCTGAACATGCCGGAGTCGGCGCAGTCTCCAAGTCGCCTCGCCTCGCTGTATGATCCTGACACACATCTCGAAAACG GTTCATCCATATCTCCGACGCTGAAGGACGCGGACGTGGACTGGGCGGCGCTGGGACGCGCACATCTCGCTGAGGCGCTCACTCTGTACGAGGAAGCGCTGAGGCTGCAGAGGATGTGTCG TGAGTTGCGCGGCAAGGAGGCGATCTCGCTGGTGGTGCGCGCCGCACTGGCGCGGGCAGCACGAGACAGGGCCGCGCGCGACGCCGCCGCTGACGACTTCACCGACCTCATCGACGCGCCCAACGTCACGC CATCCTCAAAATTCCAACTGGCCCTAACACAACCCGACTTCGCTCAGCACCGAGTGGAAGACCTCTTTAAGTCTCTGGGGCCAATCGCCATATTCTCCGCCAAACGCCACTGGAGCGCCCCTCGCCTCGTCCAACTACAGAAGTACAGAGACGGATCACGACGCCTAGAGAGACCACGAAACGGAAACACAGAAGACTACGAAGAAACAAGAAATGGCAAACACAGGACTGACAAGCGAGACCGATCGGAAGACAACAGCACATACTACAACCAAATAATCAGAAGCGACGAGAAATATTCCAATGACTACGAAAAGAAGAAACTGCACAGGGTCACGAAACAGAACGGAGTCTATATAAATagttataacaataataattatgagtATCATCCGAAGGTTTTGGATTATGACTCTCAGAATGAGTATAAGACTAAAGGGGAGGGGAAGATTGAGAATGGAGTGAAGGAGAATGGTAAAGCGAAGAATACGAGACGAAAGGACCCTCTGAGGAGGGCGGCGAGTGAGTACAACGTGTCTAATGCGAAGACTGAGGACGAGGGCTTTGGGTTCTCCGTGAGAGGGGATGCGCCGGTCGTTATTGCTGGGGTTGAACCTAACTCTTTGGCAGAT ATCGGAGGCATGCGAGAAGGCGACTTCATCATCAGCATCGGAGACACGGACGTGAAGTGGAGCTCGCACGACGAGGTGGTGCGGCTGATCCAGGCCGCTGGAGACACGCTCACTATGAAGCTAGCCACGCCGATGGATAAGAGCTGTCTAAAG GCGTCACCCGAAACTCCACGGCAGTCAAACTCGAACCAGGGTTCCGTATCAGCGGCATCTACCGCCTCAAGCGGCTCCACCGCCGTCACCGCTCGCTCGTCAGCGCGACGGGCTCCGTCCTGGAACCCCTTCCGCCGACACACCACGCGCGACAACAGCTCCCATCGCGGCTCACACACCAGTAATATTATATTCAGATAA